CTGCATTAACGACAAGCATGCAGTGTGTTTCTTCATCGTATACATGTACCCATATTACCTGCATTAACGACTAGCGTGCAGTGTGTTTCTTCATTGTATACATGTACCCATTTTACCTGTATTAACGACAAGCGTGCAGTGTATTTCTTCTCCGTATACATGTACCCATATTACCTGCATTAACGACAAGCGTGCAGTGTGTTTCTTAATCGTATACATGTACCCATATTACCTGCATTAACGACTAGCGTGCAGTGTGTTTCTTCATCGTATACCTGTACCCATTTTACCTGCATTAACGACAAGCGTGCAGTGTGTTTCTTCATCGTATACATGTACCCATATTACCTGCATTAACGACAAGCATGCAGCGTGTTTTTTCATCTTATACATGTACCCATTTTACCTGCATTAACGACAAGCGTGCAGTGTGTTTCTTCATCGTATACATGTACCCATATTTCCTGCATTAACGACTAGCATGCAGCTTGTTTCTTCACCTTATACATGTACCCAAATTACCTGCATTAACGACTAGCATGCAGCGTGGTTCTTCATCTTATACATGTACCCAAATTACTTGCATTCACGACAAGCGTGCAGTGTGTTTCTTAACCTTATACATGTACCCATTTTACCTGCATTAACGACAAGCGTGCAGTGTGTTTCTTCATCTTATAATTGTACCCATATTACCTGCATTAACGACAAGCATGCGGTGTATTTCTTCATCTTATACATGTTCCCACATTACCTGCTTTAACAACAAGCATGCAGCGTGTTTCTTCATCTTATACATGTACCCAAATTATCTGCATTAACGACAAGCATGCAGTGTGATTCTTCATCCGATACATGTTCCCGTGTTatcatatatatgttgtgtacacaACCGTTATCAATATTACCTGAATTTACGACAAGCATGCAGCATGTTTTTTCGTTTTATCATGTACCCGTATAATCTTAATTTATActtgttttgtaaaagttgctatatattattcattttccaaCTTGGTACAAGTTTAAACCGGTTTTCGTTCTTAAaagtcctgtaccaagtcaggaaaatgacaattattatattatagtttgtttctttgcgtgttatattttacttttgtgtTTCGGTTGTGTCGTAGTTCGTCTCTTATAATGATGCGTTTcctttagttttagtttgttacctggatttgttttttctcaatcgatttacagcggtatactactgttgcctttattaggcaatattttgtacatgttataacatatACGAGGtaattttgtacttgttataacttgtatgttTGCATTGTACAATATTtctgtacaaattataacatgtacgaAATTGCAACTTGTCCACGACATAAATGTTTGTCTTGTTTTCATGATTGAGAGTACTTGAATTTTCTAGTGGAGAAATGTCTTGTCATTTACTAGTGTATGTGGCCTTTGATAAAGACGTAATCTTCTTTTCATGAATGACGAATTACCATGTGTTACTTGTAAATacacatttgaaatatttatgacTTAGTATTGATGGTTTTTAAGCCGTATTTTGTTTTTCgagaattgaaagaaaaaacgGAGGAATCGCCTATTCATATGACAGGATAGTTTATCATGGACAGACGAGTCCCCAAAACAGTTCGCTCGTTACTAGCAGGTATTATATTGACTAGTGTGTTGGCTAGTTTGTTTACAATGTTTCTAAATGTGCATTCTCTGGACTTTAAAAGACACGCCGCCATTAAGTGAATTATCAAAATCAattattgaaatcaaattattaaCAATTCCGAATACAGCCCTTTCACTTAAAAGGTCTATAATAAATATTCCGTCTAATATTATGACAACAGGTGCAATGAGAGTCAAATATAGCGTACTGTTCGGCAAGAATGTTAATCCACATCCATATAGATATATTAGACAGCCATCTACTGTTTGTAACTTCAATGGCTATAACCATGAACTAAATTTGCTGATCTTAGTAAAATCAAATGTGTTTCAAATTGGACATCGCATGGCTATCCGAGCTACGTGGGGTAACTTAACCTACAGTTCAGTTCACATAGCATTCTTACTTGGATATTCACCGGTTGTTGAATCGTTCGTTAAGAtggaatataatatatataatgatctGATCCAAGAGGACTTTATTGACCATTATCGGAACAATACTTTGAAAACGATCATGGGATTTCACTGGGCAGTCTATCACTGTAGGCAAGCTTAATTCGTTTTATTTGTAGATGATGACTATTATGTAAATGTCCTAAATCTCATTAATCTTAcaagaaatatcaaaacatcTTAAAACCAAAATGTGTTTATGGGTCACATTCAGAAGttcacaaaagttaaaaaaaataaatgtgataaATGGTACGTATCTTTTGAGGAATATTCTCACAAACATTGGCCTTCATTCATCAGCGGTGGGTCAATGTTATTGTCTATGGACGTGGTTACAAAATTTGCAAATACCTTCCCGTACGTTAAATCGATACATCTGGATGATGTGTACCTCGGAATGGTTGCTcaagttctaaaaataaaacttacacAAGACAAGAGATTTTAAATTCGATTCGTCAGTAAAAATCAGAATAACTTTATTACAAGTCACAACTATGGCTCGCCAAATGTGTAAGTACACGAATTTTATAGATTACTGCAGACAAAAGAAGCCTAGAGCCACTGTTAGACAAACATAAAAACAGGACTAGTCAACAGGTGTATAAGTTGTAATTTGTCGAATTTTGTTTTTACCTGCATGCTTGTGTTGAAAAGTTAAACCCTTACAATAAAAACTCCCGAGGCACAAAAGTATAACAGGAATTGATTGTCTTCTGTCGCACGtgtaatacatgtacgtgtGAGTGTAGGAATTGTTTGTCTTCTGTCGCACGtgtaatacatgtacgtgtGGGTGTAGGAATTGTTTGTCTTCTGTCGCACGtgtaatacatgtacgtgtGGGTGTAGGAATTGTTTGTCTTCTGTCGCACGtgtaatacatgtacgtgtAGGTGTAGGAATTGTATGTCTTCTGTCGCACGtgtaatacatgtacgtgtGGGTGTAGGAATTGTTTGTCTTCTGTCGCACGtgtaatacatgtacgtgtGGGTGTAGGAATAGTTTGTCTTCTATCGCACGtgtaatacatgtacgtgtGGGTGTAGGAATTGTTTGTCTTCTGTCGCACGtgtaatacatgtacgtgtGGGTGTAGGAATTGTTTGTCTTCTGTCGTACGtgtaatacatgtacgtgtGGGTGTAGGATTTGTTTGTCTTCTGTCGCACGtgtaatacatgtacgtgtAGGTGTAGGAATTGTATGTCTTCTGTCGCACGtgtaatacatgtacgtgtAGGTGTAGGAATTGTTTGTCTTCTGTCGTACGtgtaatacatgtacgtgtGGGTGTAGGATTTGTTTGTCTTCTGTCGCACGtgtaatacatgtacgtgtGGGTGTAGGAATTGTTTGTCTTCTGTTGCACGtgtaatacatgtacgtgtGGGTGTAGGAATTGTTTGTCTTCTGTCGCACGtgtaatacatgtacgtgtGGGTGTAGGAATTGTTTGTCTTCTGTTGCACGtgtaatacatgtacgtgtGGGTGTAGGAATTGTTTGTCTTCTGTCGCACGtgtaatacatgtacgtgtGGGTGTAGGAATTGTTGGCGACAACAAATTAGGTTGTAAagtaactgttttatatagtttattcTAGGTTGATTGGCTATACAAACATAATCGTATTCCGACTTTTGTACCAAAAGTAGTTAAAGCCCTTGAGTCCTAGTGACTCGCTTTCTTTTCTattacaatattacaaaaatacaaaaaaaaatgtttttctttttcacatTTGATAAGAAAGGTCCAACACTTAAAGTT
Above is a window of Mytilus trossulus isolate FHL-02 chromosome 4, PNRI_Mtr1.1.1.hap1, whole genome shotgun sequence DNA encoding:
- the LOC134716442 gene encoding LOW QUALITY PROTEIN: beta-1,3-galactosyltransferase 1-like (The sequence of the model RefSeq protein was modified relative to this genomic sequence to represent the inferred CDS: substituted 1 base at 1 genomic stop codon), whose amino-acid sequence is MTTGAMRVKYSVLFGKNVNPHPYRYIRQPSTVCNFNGYNHELNLLILVKSNVFQIGHRMAIRATWGNLTYSSVHIAFLLGYSPVVESFVKMEYNIYNDLIQEDFIDHYRNNTLKTIMGFHWAVYHCRQAXFVLFVDDDYYVNEYSHKHWPSFISGGSMLLSMDVVTKFANTFPYVKSIHLDDVYLGMVAQVLKIKLTQDKRF